The sequence GTCGGCCCCCTCGTACCACGGCCAGCCGAAGTTCTCGCCGCCGCCGTCAGAGAAGTCGACGACGTTGATCTCTTCCCACGTACCCCAGCCGACATCGCCTAGGAAGATGTCGTTGGTCTCGGGGTGGATCGCCATGCGATAGGGGTTCCGCAGGCCCAGGGCGAAGACCTTGGAGCGATTGGAGTCGAGATCGCCGTCGAAGAACGGGTTGTCCGCGAAGCCGCGGCCGGTGAGCGGGTCAACGCGTAGCAGCTTGCCGGAGAGGTTGTCCAGGTCCTGGACACGCTCGGACCGCGGGTCGACCGCGCCGTAGCTGGTCCCGTCGCCGTTGGAAATGTAGAGCGCGCCGTCGGTGCCGAAGCGGAGTGCGCCAATGGAGTGCGACTGGCTATCGGTGCCGAGGAAGTCCTGAACCCAGGTGCCGTCAGGGTTCTGGCCCGAGGGCGGCAGGTCGAAGTTCTGGGTCGAGTCGAGATCGGGTCGGGTGACGTGCTCCCAGGTGGAGTTCTTGCCGACGATGACCTCGCCCGAGCCGGCCTCGGCGATTTCGAAGCCGCTCTCGGCGGTGGCGGTGAGCTTGACCACGCGGGACGGCCGGTTGCCGCGCTCGTCGCGCCCGGCCAGGCCGAGCGTGTTGCCGTTGGCCTCCGGCGGGTCGTAGGTGTAGGCCGCGTAGACGTACGGCTGTTGCGGGAAGTCCGGATGGACTGCGAAGCCGATCAGCCCACGGTCGCGGACGTTGTTCACGTCGTCCCGCAGGTCGGCGAACTGGGTGACCTGCCCGTCCTTGAAGAGCTTGATGATGCCTGACTTTTCGGCGATGAACATCCAGCCGTCGGACGTGTGATCGATCGCGGTCGGCTGGGTGAGGCCGGTGACGTAGTCTTCGAGCACGAAGTCGCCAGCGGTCGGGGCCGGGGGCGTTTCGGCGGGGTAGAGCTGGGTCGAGGGAATCACTTCCAGCGGGGTGTTGGGGCCTTGCCACAGCAGGCGCATTGCCGACTGGCCGCCGGCCTCGTAGTACTCGACGCGGATGTCATACTTCACGCCGGCCTCGAGGCTGATCTGGCCCTGGTGTGCGGTGTACGCCTGGTCGACCCACTGATTGATGATGAGGTTACCGTCGACCCAGAGCCGGACGCCGTCGTCGGACTCGGTGCGGAAGGTCCAAGTACCAGTGGTGCGTGGCTCGACCTGACCGTCCCAGCGGATGCTGAAGTCGTTCACGCCCATCGTCGGCACGGGCGCCTCGATGCCAAAGTCGAAGTCGATGGTTTCATCGACGCGGAGCACCTTGCGGCGGGTGAAGTCGCGGTTGTCGAAGTACTGTCCGAGCAGGCCGGTGCCGGTGCCGATGGGCGTGCCGTTGCTGCCGGAGTAGAGCTGCGACTGCGGGACGACTTCCTTCGATTGGCTGCTGCTGGACCACGAAAGGCTGGCCGATGCCCAGCCGGTGTTCTCACGGAAGCGCAGCTCGATGGGGACTTGCTGACCTTCGACGAGCGTGATTTGTCCGGTGTACTCGGGTGCGGGTGTCCAACTCGGGACGTCGATGATTTTGACGCCGTCGACGAACAGCTCGGCCGCGTCGTCGACGCTCAGGTGGAAGGTGTACGTCTCGCCGTAGCGCGGCTCGATGAAGCCGGACCAGACGACGCTGAAGTTGTCAGCAGGAATGTCGGCCCGCGGACTGCCGTCCTGCCAGCCGAAGTCGATACGCTGGTCCACGCGCTCGAAGACGTCGTTGGTGAACGTGTTGTCGTCGAAGTAAGTGCCGAGAAGCCCGTCGCCGCTGCCGCTGGCCGGAGGCTCGGGGGCGTCGACGCTGTACAGCTGTGACTGCGGAACGATTTGCTTCGGCTGCGAGGCGGAAGACCAGAACAAGCGTGCCTGTGCCCAGCCGCCGCCCTCATTGTAGTCGAGGCTGATGTCGTACCGCTGACCGGCTTCGAGGGTGATCGTGCCGATGTACTCGGTCGCGGGCGTCCACTCGGGCTGGTCGATGAGCGTCTGGCCGTTGACCTTGAGCGTGACGCCGTCGTCGGCTTGGACGTGGAAGGTGTATTCCTCGGTGTAGAGCGGCTCGATCTGGCCCAGCCAGCGGACGCTGAACTGGTCAACGCCGACGCGGCTGTCGGGGCCGCCGGCCTGCCACTCGAAGTCGACCGTGGCGTCGATCCGCTCGAACTGCAGATCGGAGAACGTCTGACCGTCGTAGTACAGGCCACGCAAGCCGTCGCCAGTGCCGGAGGTCGGCGGAGCGTCGGGGGTGAAGAGCTGGCTGCGCGGCACGATCTCCTTGGCCTGGCGTGCGCTGCTCCACGAGAGCTTCGCCTTCGCCCAGCCGCTGCCCTCGATGAACTCCATGCGCAGGTCGTACTCTTGGCCGGCCTGGAGGTTGATGGTGCCGGTGTACTCGTCGGCCGCGGTCCACGAGGGTTGATTGATCAGCAACTGCCCGTCGACCCAGAGCCGCACACCATCGTCGGCCTCGGCGTGGAACGTGTAGGTTTCGGTGTAGAGTGGCTTGACCGTGCCGGTCCATCGGACGCTGAAGTTGTCCTCGTTGAGTCGGGCCTCGGGCTTGTTGTCTTCCCACTCGAAGTCGATCCGCGGGTCGATGCGGGTAAACGCGAGGTCGTTGAACTCGGTGTCGCGGAAGTAGTCAGCCTGTAGTCCATCGCCTTCACCGACCGGCTGCGGTTCGTCGTCCTGGATCACGACGGTCGTGGTGCGCGGCGCGTCCAACGCACCGGGACCCGCGACCGCGTTGAGGCTCGTGTTGAACGTCTCGTCACCCTCGACCTCGGTGTCGTTGAGAATCGGAATGACGACGTTGGCCCGGACCTGTCCGTCCGCGAAGTTCACGGTGCCGGTGACGTCGGTGTAGTCGAGGCCGGCTTTGGCGGAGGCGTCGACGACTTCGTAGTTGACGACGGCCGCGCCGTTCGAGCCGTCAATACGGATGACCGGGACGGTGACGGTGCCTGCGTCTTCGTCCACGGTGTAGAGCGTGGTTTCCCAGCGGAACTTGCCGTCGGCTTCGGGGTTGGCCAGCGCTTTGATCTCGCCGCCGGAGATGCCCTGTTTGTAGATCTTGACATCGTCAATCGTGCCTTTAAAGAAGGCCGTGCCGATCGGATTGCCCTGCGTGCGTGCGCGACCGACCGTCACGAATCCGCCCTCACTTGCGGGCATGTCCCACTCGACGCCGGCGCGGACGGTGGACTTTTGGCCGTTGATCCAGAGAGCGGTTTCCGAACCATCGTTCGTGATGGCGATGTGGTTCCACTGGTTGTCCGGTAGGGAGATCGCCGACTCGAACTCGAAGCTTGCTCCCTGCCCATCTCGAATCCAGACGGAGACGGTGTTGTCCGGTTCAAGATAAAGGTCGAGACCCGACTCGACGCTGTATCCAAACGGACTCACACC is a genomic window of Planctomycetota bacterium containing:
- a CDS encoding PA14 domain-containing protein, with amino-acid sequence MTETLEQRRLLDSALAGHWQFDESTGTIATNAVAGSTGSLINMEDVDRVDGRFNNGLRFDGVNEYVLIDNVVTGPTFSHSLWVRPEPTVARQGLLSHHTNGVSPFGYSVESGLDLYLEPDNTVSVWIRDGQGASFEFESAISLPDNQWNHIAITNDGSETALWINGQKSTVRAGVEWDMPASEGGFVTVGRARTQGNPIGTAFFKGTIDDVKIYKQGISGGEIKALANPEADGKFRWETTLYTVDEDAGTVTVPVIRIDGSNGAAVVNYEVVDASAKAGLDYTDVTGTVNFADGQVRANVVIPILNDTEVEGDETFNTSLNAVAGPGALDAPRTTTVVIQDDEPQPVGEGDGLQADYFRDTEFNDLAFTRIDPRIDFEWEDNKPEARLNEDNFSVRWTGTVKPLYTETYTFHAEADDGVRLWVDGQLLINQPSWTAADEYTGTINLQAGQEYDLRMEFIEGSGWAKAKLSWSSARQAKEIVPRSQLFTPDAPPTSGTGDGLRGLYYDGQTFSDLQFERIDATVDFEWQAGGPDSRVGVDQFSVRWLGQIEPLYTEEYTFHVQADDGVTLKVNGQTLIDQPEWTPATEYIGTITLEAGQRYDISLDYNEGGGWAQARLFWSSASQPKQIVPQSQLYSVDAPEPPASGSGDGLLGTYFDDNTFTNDVFERVDQRIDFGWQDGSPRADIPADNFSVVWSGFIEPRYGETYTFHLSVDDAAELFVDGVKIIDVPSWTPAPEYTGQITLVEGQQVPIELRFRENTGWASASLSWSSSSQSKEVVPQSQLYSGSNGTPIGTGTGLLGQYFDNRDFTRRKVLRVDETIDFDFGIEAPVPTMGVNDFSIRWDGQVEPRTTGTWTFRTESDDGVRLWVDGNLIINQWVDQAYTAHQGQISLEAGVKYDIRVEYYEAGGQSAMRLLWQGPNTPLEVIPSTQLYPAETPPAPTAGDFVLEDYVTGLTQPTAIDHTSDGWMFIAEKSGIIKLFKDGQVTQFADLRDDVNNVRDRGLIGFAVHPDFPQQPYVYAAYTYDPPEANGNTLGLAGRDERGNRPSRVVKLTATAESGFEIAEAGSGEVIVGKNSTWEHVTRPDLDSTQNFDLPPSGQNPDGTWVQDFLGTDSQSHSIGALRFGTDGALYISNGDGTSYGAVDPRSERVQDLDNLSGKLLRVDPLTGRGFADNPFFDGDLDSNRSKVFALGLRNPYRMAIHPETNDIFLGDVGWGTWEEINVVDFSDGGGENFGWPWYEGADSGNDPTRGYRDLPAAQEFYLNNSAIVPLWSGRHGGADGAVAVTAGDFYTGETNYYPDLYENAFFFTDYGRNDVRAMILNPDGSVNSIESLTDPEGRLVMMDQGIDGAIYVVDINGRIRRLGFES